From Xylocopilactobacillus apis, a single genomic window includes:
- a CDS encoding DUF896 domain-containing protein, translated as MENKYLERINELAHLQKTVGLSEEEKKEQAELRQKYLEEFKKGFRSQIESLKVIDPEGNDVTPEKLKEIQKKKGLRKD; from the coding sequence ATGGAAAATAAATATTTAGAACGAATCAATGAATTAGCTCACTTACAGAAGACCGTTGGGCTTTCTGAAGAAGAAAAGAAGGAACAAGCTGAATTACGCCAAAAGTATTTGGAAGAATTCAAGAAAGGCTTTCGTTCGCAGATTGAAAGTTTAAAGGTTATTGATCCAGAAGGAAACGATGTAACACCTGAAAAACTAAAAGAAATTCAAAAGAAAAAAGGGTTACGAAAAGATTAA
- a CDS encoding ABC transporter ATP-binding protein translates to MNIFSKLSWFIKAEWKRYLIGIADLLFLAIIHMLPPYIIGLIVDELNKHTLTWNKLLFQVFLILVLTLVDYGMRFIWRYALFGGAAKLEQTLRRRLFQHYLQMDEKFFQKYRVGDLMAHATNDINAVQQVVGSGVLSLVDAVVTGLTTIFAMVFIVSPKLTAMTLIPMPFLAVTAFLLGQWMHKAFDRYQASFSRLDDKAQESMSGIKVIKALGQEKEDYEDFAQMTQSSYRAARKIFYIDPLFDLSSQLFIGMTYVLTIFIGGGMVAAGTLTVGKLVSYFSYILNLTWPMFAIGQIFNIVERGNASYDRINFLMHEKSSIIESIHDDHQIPSGDLNYHIEEFKYPDDSKTALTNVNFDLKKGQILGIVGPVGAGKSSIIKLLLRTFDDYNGEIVYSGKNIKDYSLDSYLKAIGYVPQDNFLFTSSIAENIKFARFEASMDEVKKAAHIADIDKDISEFPEQYDTKVGQRGVSLSGGQQQRIAIARALITDPDILILDDALSAVDALTEKNILHNLKYERSGKTTIILAQRLSSVMNANEIIVMSNGKISERGNHDELLAAKGWYYDTWNKQESDRMGGLTDG, encoded by the coding sequence ATGAATATATTTTCGAAACTTTCGTGGTTTATTAAAGCTGAATGGAAGCGGTATTTAATTGGGATTGCAGATCTTTTATTCCTTGCAATAATCCATATGCTGCCTCCTTATATTATTGGCTTAATTGTTGATGAGCTTAATAAACACACTCTGACCTGGAACAAGTTATTATTCCAGGTTTTTTTGATATTAGTTTTAACATTAGTTGATTACGGAATGCGTTTTATTTGGCGTTACGCCCTTTTTGGTGGAGCGGCCAAATTAGAACAAACTTTAAGAAGAAGACTTTTTCAACATTACTTACAAATGGATGAAAAGTTTTTTCAAAAATATCGCGTCGGCGATTTAATGGCTCATGCCACTAATGATATTAATGCAGTTCAGCAGGTTGTCGGAAGCGGGGTCTTATCACTGGTCGACGCAGTTGTAACCGGTTTGACAACAATTTTTGCTATGGTTTTTATTGTTAGTCCTAAGCTAACAGCAATGACATTGATACCGATGCCTTTTCTAGCTGTAACAGCTTTCCTATTAGGTCAATGGATGCACAAGGCTTTTGATCGATATCAGGCATCATTCTCACGGCTTGATGATAAAGCACAAGAGAGTATGAGCGGGATCAAAGTTATCAAAGCTTTAGGGCAGGAAAAAGAAGATTACGAAGATTTTGCTCAAATGACTCAAAGTTCTTATCGAGCAGCTCGTAAAATTTTCTATATTGATCCATTGTTCGATTTATCTTCTCAGCTTTTCATTGGAATGACTTATGTTTTAACCATTTTTATCGGTGGCGGAATGGTAGCAGCTGGGACTTTAACAGTTGGAAAATTAGTATCTTATTTTTCTTATATTTTAAATTTAACTTGGCCGATGTTTGCGATTGGACAGATTTTTAATATCGTAGAGCGGGGGAACGCTAGTTATGATCGAATTAACTTTTTGATGCATGAAAAAAGCAGCATCATTGAATCAATTCATGACGATCATCAAATTCCAAGTGGCGATTTAAATTATCACATTGAGGAATTTAAGTATCCGGATGATTCCAAAACTGCGTTAACTAACGTGAACTTTGATTTAAAGAAAGGTCAGATCTTAGGTATTGTGGGACCCGTTGGGGCTGGGAAGAGCAGCATTATTAAATTATTACTGCGGACTTTTGACGATTATAACGGTGAAATAGTTTACTCAGGCAAAAACATCAAAGATTACTCACTTGATTCTTATTTAAAAGCAATTGGTTATGTTCCACAAGATAACTTTTTGTTCACCTCAAGTATTGCGGAAAATATTAAATTTGCGCGCTTTGAAGCTTCAATGGATGAAGTTAAAAAAGCAGCTCATATTGCTGATATTGATAAAGATATTAGTGAATTTCCAGAACAATACGATACTAAAGTAGGACAAAGAGGAGTTTCGCTTTCAGGCGGACAGCAGCAGCGTATTGCGATTGCGAGAGCTCTAATTACTGATCCTGATATTCTAATTCTTGATGACGCTTTATCAGCAGTCGATGCTTTAACTGAAAAAAATATTCTGCATAATTTAAAGTATGAACGAAGCGGAAAAACGACAATTATTTTGGCTCAGCGTTTAAGCAGTGTAATGAATGCAAATGAAATAATAGTTATGAGTAACGGAAAGATATCAGAACGTGGAAATCACGATGAACTGCTTGCTGCAAAAGGCTGGTATTACGATACTTGGAATAAACAGGAATCAGACCGGATGGGAGGTTTAACAGATGGTTAA
- the rimM gene encoding ribosome maturation factor RimM (Essential for efficient processing of 16S rRNA), with amino-acid sequence MTKNQNFFQVGIILKTHGLKGELKVKSTTDFPTRFKIGSKLLIKSKSGDIPVEIAKSREQAGFWFITFKDLNDINQVEDFVGQTLFVTERNDQLEKDEFYVSDVVDLPVYTVNQEKYGKLKDVLKYGPNDVWVIENQAGKEILLPYTTDFIKSVDLVNQKIIIDLELYADES; translated from the coding sequence ATGACTAAAAATCAAAACTTCTTTCAAGTAGGAATTATTTTAAAAACTCATGGTCTTAAAGGAGAATTAAAAGTTAAATCAACTACTGATTTTCCAACGCGCTTTAAAATTGGTTCAAAACTTTTGATTAAATCTAAAAGTGGAGATATTCCAGTAGAAATAGCCAAAAGCCGTGAACAAGCAGGTTTTTGGTTCATAACGTTTAAAGACCTTAATGATATCAATCAAGTTGAAGATTTTGTCGGTCAAACACTTTTTGTAACTGAGCGTAATGATCAGTTAGAAAAAGATGAATTTTATGTTTCTGATGTAGTAGATTTACCAGTATATACGGTTAATCAAGAGAAATACGGCAAGTTAAAAGATGTTTTAAAATATGGACCAAACGATGTTTGGGTGATTGAAAACCAAGCAGGAAAAGAAATTTTATTACCGTATACAACAGATTTTATTAAAAGCGTTGACCTTGTGAATCAAAAAATAATTATTGATTTGGAATTATACGCAGATGAAAGTTGA
- a CDS encoding YneF family protein — translation MAWIILALVIGLCGGVVIGIFIARSTIKKQLVENPPITEDMMRAMMMQMGQTPSSKKLHQVMESMKDAQRKANKRKK, via the coding sequence ATGGCATGGATTATTTTGGCCTTAGTTATTGGCCTTTGTGGTGGAGTAGTAATTGGAATTTTTATTGCTCGTTCAACGATTAAAAAACAATTGGTTGAAAATCCACCGATTACAGAAGATATGATGCGCGCGATGATGATGCAGATGGGACAAACACCATCAAGTAAAAAATTACACCAGGTCATGGAAAGTATGAAAGATGCGCAGCGCAAAGCAAATAAACGAAAGAAGTAA
- a CDS encoding alpha/beta fold hydrolase yields MKKKFLIGTIIGLVCILVFGAIYLSKKVDSKPQVAEFPSLKSGKVTIKEPLIMVPGSGGTADSYDTMIDQLKKDEKGVNWLKLTVDQKGKVTSQGNLHKTDKIPIVVIGFADSSDESVPAQGQWLGNAFQYLKKYYKFKKFNYLGHSNGGLIITYYLESHVKNGDPIPDKLMFLGAPFNGIEADENKLDNHNKLKTISSDLKPLLAAKNKLPRNIEVSNIYSNLEDDSDGIVPVESVKAGKMLYGHSREYEDHELKEKVAHAWLVENNTVFDEVETFFFQKKLRL; encoded by the coding sequence TTGAAGAAAAAGTTTCTAATAGGAACCATAATTGGTTTAGTTTGCATTTTAGTATTTGGAGCAATTTATTTATCAAAAAAAGTCGATTCTAAACCGCAAGTTGCAGAATTTCCAAGTTTAAAATCAGGAAAAGTAACAATCAAAGAGCCACTAATTATGGTTCCAGGATCAGGTGGGACCGCTGATAGTTATGACACAATGATTGATCAGCTCAAAAAAGACGAAAAAGGAGTTAATTGGTTAAAATTAACAGTAGATCAAAAAGGTAAAGTGACTTCTCAAGGAAATTTACATAAAACAGACAAAATTCCGATTGTCGTGATTGGTTTTGCTGACAGTAGTGATGAATCTGTTCCAGCGCAAGGACAATGGTTAGGCAATGCTTTTCAATATTTAAAAAAGTATTATAAATTTAAGAAATTCAATTATTTAGGTCACTCTAATGGAGGTTTGATTATCACTTATTATTTAGAATCTCATGTCAAAAATGGTGATCCAATTCCAGATAAATTAATGTTTTTAGGAGCTCCTTTCAATGGAATTGAAGCAGACGAAAACAAGCTTGATAATCATAATAAATTAAAAACAATTTCTAGTGACTTAAAACCATTACTCGCGGCAAAGAATAAACTGCCACGGAATATTGAAGTAAGTAACATTTATAGTAATCTTGAAGATGATTCAGACGGGATTGTTCCAGTAGAAAGTGTTAAAGCCGGCAAAATGTTATATGGTCACAGTAGAGAGTATGAAGATCATGAATTAAAAGAAAAAGTTGCTCATGCATGGCTTGTTGAAAATAATACGGTCTTTGATGAAGTAGAGACTTTTTTCTTTCAGAAAAAGCTGAGGTTATGA
- a CDS encoding ABC transporter ATP-binding protein, with the protein MVNDEQNESVWAKHFTLKEQFQIINRLNRYLLKYPWHLIFSVVLGVVSSITYIEMMTLIQTLLDQHLKQGQTAAKLLLGFTLSYLVFVFIRVITQYISAFVYYNGMERAKQDLRKDLYKKVMGLGMTFFDRVPAGSIVSRLVNDTETMNDFWYLFYAIVAGIVSIVTSLVTLYFKNVQLTLYLMCFIPVILIIARIYFYVSTKNYRQMRQRLSEINVKISESVEGINIIQRFRQEKRIQKEFDKTNDAYYKARKDVIKMNALLLAPIINLLNGLANILILSFFGIMSFHNSIEVGYVFLFVNLASNFFNPFVNIMDVLSTFQDGIVSGSRIFRIMDSDIKNPKQHPKEGLEITKGKVEFRHVTFSYNGKDQILKDISFVVEPGETLALVGHTGSGKSSIINVLMRFYEFGSGEVLIDDRDIRDYPISEIRKKLGLVLQDSFIFYGDVKSNIRMFNHKITDEQVKQAAQIVHADRFIEKLPQQYNETVIEGGKQFSTGEKQLLAFARTVVTDPKILVLDEATANIDTQTEEQIQASLASMKNGRTTIAIAHRLSTIVDANQILVLDDGQIIEAGTHETLINKGGYYAKMFKLQHSTVD; encoded by the coding sequence ATGGTTAATGATGAACAAAATGAATCAGTCTGGGCCAAACACTTTACGCTTAAAGAACAATTTCAAATTATTAATCGGCTCAATCGCTATCTTCTTAAATATCCCTGGCATTTAATTTTTTCTGTGGTTTTAGGAGTTGTTTCAAGTATTACTTATATTGAGATGATGACTTTGATTCAAACTCTTTTGGATCAGCATTTAAAGCAGGGACAGACGGCAGCAAAATTATTGTTGGGTTTTACGCTATCTTATTTAGTTTTTGTATTTATTAGGGTTATAACCCAATATATTTCAGCATTTGTGTATTACAACGGGATGGAAAGAGCAAAGCAGGATCTTCGTAAAGACCTATACAAAAAAGTGATGGGCCTTGGAATGACATTTTTTGATCGAGTTCCTGCGGGTTCAATTGTGTCTCGATTAGTTAATGATACCGAGACAATGAACGATTTTTGGTACCTTTTTTACGCAATCGTAGCAGGTATTGTCTCAATTGTTACTTCACTAGTGACGCTTTATTTTAAAAACGTTCAGTTAACTCTATATTTAATGTGCTTCATTCCGGTAATTTTAATTATTGCGAGAATTTATTTCTATGTAAGTACTAAGAACTATCGTCAGATGCGCCAGCGATTGTCAGAAATCAACGTTAAAATTTCTGAATCAGTCGAAGGAATTAACATTATTCAACGGTTTCGCCAGGAAAAAAGAATTCAAAAAGAGTTTGATAAAACGAATGATGCATATTATAAGGCACGAAAAGATGTAATTAAAATGAACGCTTTATTGCTTGCCCCGATTATCAATCTCTTAAATGGATTAGCAAACATTTTAATCCTTTCATTTTTTGGAATTATGAGTTTTCATAATTCAATTGAGGTTGGGTATGTATTTTTATTTGTTAATTTAGCAAGTAATTTCTTTAATCCTTTTGTTAATATCATGGATGTTTTGTCTACTTTCCAAGATGGGATTGTGTCTGGAAGCCGAATTTTTCGGATTATGGATAGTGATATCAAAAATCCTAAACAGCACCCAAAAGAAGGTCTTGAAATTACTAAAGGAAAAGTCGAATTTCGTCACGTGACTTTTTCTTATAATGGCAAGGATCAGATTTTAAAAGATATCTCATTTGTCGTTGAACCGGGTGAAACTTTGGCTTTAGTAGGACACACTGGAAGCGGCAAAAGTTCAATCATTAATGTTTTAATGAGGTTTTATGAATTTGGATCGGGAGAAGTTCTGATTGATGATCGAGATATTCGTGATTATCCAATTTCTGAGATCAGAAAGAAGCTCGGCTTGGTTCTGCAGGATTCATTTATTTTTTATGGTGATGTTAAATCTAATATTCGGATGTTCAATCATAAAATTACTGATGAACAAGTTAAACAAGCTGCACAAATTGTTCATGCAGATCGATTTATCGAAAAATTACCGCAGCAATATAACGAAACGGTTATTGAAGGAGGAAAGCAATTTTCCACTGGTGAAAAGCAGCTTTTAGCATTTGCCAGAACGGTCGTTACTGACCCGAAAATTTTGGTTCTTGATGAAGCAACTGCTAATATCGATACTCAAACTGAGGAGCAGATTCAAGCTAGTCTTGCATCAATGAAGAACGGTCGGACTACGATTGCAATAGCACATCGACTTTCAACTATTGTTGATGCTAATCAGATTTTAGTTCTCGATGACGGACAAATTATTGAAGCTGGAACTCATGAAACATTGATTAATAAAGGTGGTTATTATGCTAAGATGTTTAAACTTCAGCATAGTACAGTAGATTAA
- the trmD gene encoding tRNA (guanosine(37)-N1)-methyltransferase TrmD yields MKVDVLTLFPEMFAALESSVIGKSFESELVKLNLINFRDFTDNKQRHVDDAPFGGGPGMLLMPQPIFSAYDTIDQSDSPRTIILDPGGKTFDQALASDLSQSEHLVFICGHYEGYDERIKSLATDEVSLGDFVLSGGELASMVMLDSIIRLIPGVLGNSDSTETESFSHYLLEYPQYTRPREFRGMQVPDILVSGDHQAIRDYQLQEAIKRTQEKRPDLYQKFMAQDTNDS; encoded by the coding sequence ATGAAAGTTGATGTTTTAACCCTTTTTCCTGAGATGTTTGCAGCTTTAGAGTCTTCGGTCATTGGAAAATCTTTTGAAAGTGAATTAGTAAAGTTAAATCTTATTAATTTTCGAGATTTTACGGACAATAAACAGCGGCATGTCGACGATGCACCATTTGGCGGTGGACCCGGAATGCTTTTGATGCCTCAACCGATTTTTAGTGCCTATGATACAATCGATCAAAGTGATTCTCCGCGGACTATTATTTTAGATCCCGGCGGCAAAACATTTGATCAAGCACTAGCGAGTGATTTATCCCAAAGTGAGCATTTAGTTTTCATCTGCGGGCACTACGAAGGATACGATGAAAGAATCAAAAGTTTAGCTACTGATGAAGTTTCCTTAGGAGATTTTGTCTTATCAGGCGGTGAACTTGCCAGCATGGTCATGTTAGATAGTATTATTCGATTGATTCCTGGAGTGTTAGGCAACAGCGATTCGACTGAGACAGAATCTTTTTCCCATTATTTACTGGAGTATCCGCAGTATACGAGACCCCGTGAATTTAGGGGGATGCAAGTGCCTGATATTTTAGTTAGCGGCGATCATCAAGCAATTAGAGATTATCAATTACAAGAAGCAATAAAAAGAACGCAAGAAAAAAGGCCAGACTTATATCAAAAGTTTATGGCACAAGATACAAATGATAGTTAA
- the rpsP gene encoding 30S ribosomal protein S16, protein MAVKIRMTRIGRKKKPFYRIVVADSRMPRDGRYIEQLGYFDPLANPQKLELDQDKALDWLKKGAQPSDTVRSFLSNLGVMKKYHDEKYTKK, encoded by the coding sequence ATGGCAGTAAAAATTAGAATGACGAGAATTGGTAGAAAAAAGAAGCCGTTTTATCGGATCGTAGTAGCTGATTCTAGAATGCCCCGTGATGGCCGTTACATCGAACAGTTAGGTTATTTTGATCCTTTAGCTAATCCTCAAAAATTAGAATTAGATCAAGATAAGGCATTAGATTGGTTAAAGAAAGGTGCTCAGCCATCTGATACGGTCAGAAGTTTTCTTTCTAACCTTGGCGTCATGAAGAAATATCACGACGAAAAATATACAAAAAAATAA
- a CDS encoding Rpn family recombination-promoting nuclease/putative transposase, with the protein MKKYILPSNDLVFKKTFASPENIHILKGLIWDFLHIKAKDIKIGSPYNIRSLKEIKNNARLQVTIVDLYAQLEDGTGIIVELQVLPELYLAERLMHYWSEKYSANYGIKGLADIETDKYNSLRPVYQIVVLYHNFFDDELPIHTVETTIRETKDTFNGGDGRQLMKMVIVELKKAADNLPADVIEWFQYFKGKPVGKKAPNYIKDAHRKAEYINFSEEEREMLSEIERIKADNESSLAYARKQAMEQGLEQGLEQGLEQGLEQGLEEGINKAKLEDASKMLDEGLDIELIQNITGLSYEEIKKLN; encoded by the coding sequence ATGAAAAAATATATTTTACCTTCAAACGATCTGGTCTTCAAAAAAACTTTTGCCAGTCCAGAAAATATTCACATTTTAAAAGGTCTTATCTGGGACTTTCTTCACATCAAAGCAAAAGATATTAAAATCGGGTCCCCTTACAACATCAGATCGCTTAAAGAAATCAAAAATAATGCCCGACTTCAGGTAACCATTGTTGATCTATATGCTCAGCTGGAAGATGGGACAGGGATCATTGTTGAACTGCAGGTCCTGCCTGAGTTATACTTAGCGGAAAGATTGATGCACTATTGGTCGGAGAAATACAGTGCGAATTATGGAATAAAAGGACTGGCAGATATTGAAACGGATAAGTACAATTCGTTAAGACCGGTGTATCAAATCGTAGTTTTATATCATAATTTTTTTGATGATGAGTTGCCGATTCATACGGTTGAAACGACAATAAGAGAAACTAAAGATACATTTAACGGTGGAGACGGCAGACAGCTGATGAAGATGGTAATAGTTGAGCTTAAGAAAGCGGCTGATAATCTACCAGCAGATGTGATTGAATGGTTTCAATATTTTAAAGGTAAACCGGTTGGAAAAAAAGCACCTAATTACATCAAAGATGCGCACAGAAAAGCAGAATACATTAATTTCAGTGAGGAGGAGAGAGAAATGTTAAGTGAAATTGAGAGAATCAAAGCAGATAATGAGAGCAGTCTTGCTTATGCGAGAAAACAAGCGATGGAGCAGGGTTTGGAACAGGGTTTAGAACAAGGTTTGGAGCAGGGCTTGGAGCAAGGCCTTGAAGAAGGAATTAATAAAGCTAAACTTGAAGATGCCAGTAAGATGTTAGACGAAGGCTTAGACATTGAACTTATTCAGAACATTACTGGACTTAGTTACGAGGAAATTAAAAAACTAAATTAA
- a CDS encoding leucine-rich repeat protein yields MKKKSLKFTFTFIFSFLLILTLIFLQVTNGFLSRADGNINEDSAVNESLKAPSNNKVENNSTGKNDSKKSLVRIGETDVSDFTFDSFNDLNLTCNVVKYNGTDPIVVMPDTVDYNGKIYRITTSGAVFFTNNYVKSITTGRNLNKLGTNFASSCANLETVSLNEGITSIDGSSLQNDPKLVSCNLPESLISMGDWAFTNDTSLQRIDLPTNLTTMGYGAFQSCTSLKTLTFGADSKLSIIPTAAFAYCSNLQGIITIPKNVTEIKDTAFFACCSNGVSSLNFETGSKLTAIGEKAFESCKKMQGSLVLPEGLLSIGIEAFASTEISSLTIPSTLTSIPNGCFQYAKITDLTVPGTIKTIGKDAFSVNPIKKLILENGLETIAPQAFQFIQAKELIIPDTVTEIGYQAFWSGKLEKVVIPSQAKLGYQNFLYDAFSWNNLWDIEMSPYNAPIGIGDQTFNGQSIYKHLTYQTDIPVDDLFDVHIDGIDQAKKLLFSNMTNGVTYSNGSFHVPANVTRFVFNFDGYISSSGQEDKSYNGIYTVDFGDSNIRVRDVIVIQDSTWNPVDNFVSAVDNAGNDVPFSEITVNPTTVDTHILGTYPVEYSYQGSSSTANVIVTKRTTPTSSVKINYFQINDDGSLSSTPVPGAPVTPNIEGFVGLNWSFAAVSQIGDYELVGSSDTEGHFSPGLDTQNGTFKEDTGTNPHIDFYYAKKTSSFFTKAPPNLNFGSMHFNGSTNKLVNGPARLGFHIGSGVSNIQLTAQMSNFMPVGHGGPDVDGTIKINADNSMIEKDGNLDSLTKPSFTSSQYNISSTDQTATILFDSLTASNKGNWTVSFKSENTSLFIPRVGSAGNYRAKISWTVVSDYP; encoded by the coding sequence ATGAAAAAAAAGAGTTTAAAATTTACATTTACTTTTATTTTTTCATTTCTTTTAATTCTTACTTTGATTTTCCTACAGGTTACGAATGGTTTTCTTTCTCGTGCAGACGGCAACATTAATGAAGACTCTGCTGTCAACGAAAGTTTAAAAGCGCCTTCTAATAATAAAGTTGAAAATAATTCAACAGGCAAAAATGATTCAAAAAAAAGTTTGGTCAGAATTGGGGAAACTGACGTAAGTGATTTTACTTTTGATTCTTTCAATGATCTTAATTTAACGTGCAATGTAGTTAAGTATAACGGAACTGATCCTATTGTAGTGATGCCAGATACCGTTGATTACAATGGAAAGATTTATCGGATAACTACCTCAGGAGCAGTTTTTTTCACAAACAATTATGTAAAAAGCATTACTACTGGTAGAAACCTTAATAAATTGGGAACAAATTTTGCCAGCAGTTGTGCAAATCTTGAAACAGTATCTTTGAATGAAGGGATCACTTCAATTGATGGATCTTCTCTTCAAAATGATCCAAAGCTTGTTAGCTGTAATTTGCCTGAGAGTCTAATTTCAATGGGTGATTGGGCGTTTACGAATGACACTTCTTTGCAAAGAATTGATCTTCCTACTAATTTAACAACAATGGGATATGGTGCTTTTCAAAGTTGTACGAGTCTTAAAACACTTACTTTTGGAGCTGATTCTAAATTATCGATAATACCAACAGCTGCTTTTGCCTATTGTAGTAATCTTCAAGGAATAATTACAATTCCAAAAAATGTGACTGAAATCAAAGATACAGCTTTTTTTGCATGTTGTTCAAATGGCGTAAGTAGTTTAAATTTTGAGACAGGATCTAAACTTACTGCGATCGGAGAAAAAGCTTTTGAATCTTGTAAAAAGATGCAGGGTAGTTTAGTTTTACCAGAAGGGTTGTTAAGTATAGGGATAGAGGCTTTTGCAAGTACTGAAATATCAAGCTTAACGATTCCATCAACGTTAACATCAATTCCTAACGGCTGTTTTCAATATGCCAAAATCACTGATTTAACAGTGCCAGGTACGATAAAGACAATTGGTAAAGATGCATTTTCAGTAAATCCAATAAAAAAATTGATTTTAGAAAATGGACTCGAAACGATTGCTCCTCAAGCTTTTCAATTTATTCAAGCAAAAGAACTAATTATTCCAGACACCGTTACTGAAATAGGTTATCAAGCTTTTTGGAGCGGTAAATTAGAGAAAGTCGTAATTCCATCACAAGCAAAACTTGGGTATCAAAATTTTCTTTATGATGCATTTTCTTGGAACAATTTGTGGGACATTGAAATGAGTCCTTATAATGCACCAATTGGAATTGGGGATCAAACATTCAATGGACAAAGTATTTATAAACATTTAACTTATCAAACAGATATTCCAGTTGATGATCTGTTTGATGTACACATTGACGGAATTGATCAAGCAAAAAAATTGCTTTTTTCTAATATGACTAACGGTGTTACCTATTCAAATGGAAGTTTTCATGTTCCAGCAAATGTGACAAGGTTTGTCTTTAATTTTGATGGATATATTTCTTCAAGTGGTCAAGAGGATAAATCTTACAACGGGATTTATACAGTTGATTTTGGAGATAGCAATATTAGAGTGCGAGATGTTATTGTTATTCAAGATTCCACCTGGAATCCAGTTGATAATTTTGTCAGTGCAGTAGATAATGCAGGTAATGATGTCCCATTTTCTGAAATAACGGTAAATCCTACAACGGTTGATACTCATATATTAGGCACTTATCCAGTTGAGTATTCGTATCAAGGGTCTTCTTCAACGGCAAATGTGATTGTTACTAAAAGAACGACTCCTACATCATCGGTTAAAATTAATTATTTTCAGATAAACGACGACGGAAGTTTAAGTTCAACACCAGTTCCGGGAGCCCCTGTAACTCCTAACATTGAAGGATTCGTTGGATTAAATTGGTCTTTTGCAGCTGTTAGTCAGATTGGTGATTATGAATTAGTAGGATCTAGTGATACAGAAGGACATTTTAGTCCAGGTTTAGATACCCAAAACGGTACTTTTAAAGAAGATACGGGGACCAATCCGCATATTGATTTTTATTATGCTAAAAAAACATCGTCTTTCTTTACAAAAGCCCCGCCAAATTTAAACTTTGGAAGCATGCATTTTAATGGATCAACTAATAAATTAGTAAATGGTCCTGCTCGTTTAGGCTTCCATATTGGAAGTGGAGTATCTAATATCCAGCTTACGGCTCAAATGAGTAATTTTATGCCTGTTGGGCATGGCGGTCCTGACGTTGATGGAACAATTAAAATTAATGCAGATAACAGCATGATTGAAAAGGATGGAAATCTTGATTCTCTGACAAAGCCTTCTTTTACATCTAGTCAATACAATATTTCTTCAACTGATCAAACAGCAACAATTTTATTTGATAGTCTAACAGCTTCAAATAAAGGTAATTGGACCGTATCTTTTAAAAGCGAAAATACTTCACTATTTATTCCGCGAGTTGGCAGTGCCGGCAACTATAGGGCCAAAATTTCTTGGACTGTTGTGAGTGATTATCCTTAA
- the rplS gene encoding 50S ribosomal protein L19: MNPVIEEVTKDQKKTDLPKFKAGDTIRVHARIVEGKRERIQIFEGVVIKRKGGDSISATYTVRKISSGVGVERTFPLHSPRVAKIEVIKIGKVRRAKLYYFRKLRGKAARIKEVRK; encoded by the coding sequence ATGAATCCAGTTATTGAAGAAGTTACAAAAGATCAAAAGAAAACGGATCTTCCTAAATTTAAAGCCGGAGATACGATCAGAGTTCATGCTCGGATCGTCGAAGGTAAGCGCGAAAGAATCCAGATTTTTGAAGGTGTTGTAATCAAACGTAAAGGTGGAGATAGTATCAGTGCCACTTATACAGTTCGTAAAATTTCTAGCGGTGTTGGAGTGGAAAGAACATTTCCTCTTCATTCACCACGTGTTGCAAAGATCGAAGTTATTAAAATCGGTAAAGTTAGAAGAGCTAAATTGTATTACTTCCGTAAACTTCGTGGTAAAGCAGCTCGTATTAAAGAAGTTAGAAAGTAA
- a CDS encoding KH domain-containing protein, producing MNDDLNKMVRTLIAPLVAYEDKLDIEIDDQPDVIQFIIHSAPSDVGRLIGRNGSVAENIQQIIRAFGHLGLKKVQVSVIGNND from the coding sequence ATGAATGATGATCTAAACAAAATGGTCAGGACGTTAATTGCGCCTTTAGTGGCATATGAAGATAAGTTGGATATAGAGATTGATGATCAACCGGATGTAATTCAATTTATTATTCATTCAGCACCAAGTGATGTTGGTCGGCTAATTGGTCGTAATGGCAGCGTTGCTGAAAATATTCAGCAGATTATTCGAGCTTTCGGGCACCTTGGGTTAAAGAAAGTTCAAGTCTCTGTTATTGGTAATAATGACTAA